From the genome of Candidatus Binataceae bacterium, one region includes:
- a CDS encoding prepilin-type N-terminal cleavage/methylation domain-containing protein encodes MSSRRRTEQGFTLIEIMVVILILGLLATLVVQSLRGATDKAKRTKAIADIAELKTALDRYYID; translated from the coding sequence ATGAGCTCACGGCGTCGGACGGAACAGGGTTTCACTCTGATCGAAATAATGGTGGTTATCCTGATCCTCGGACTGCTTGCCACCTTAGTGGTGCAGAGCCTGCGTGGCGCCACCGACAAGGCCAAACGCACCAAGGCCATTGCCGATATCGCCGAACTCAAGACTGCACTGGACCGCTATTATATCGATA